Proteins from one Sarcophilus harrisii chromosome 2, mSarHar1.11, whole genome shotgun sequence genomic window:
- the LOC100928410 gene encoding olfactory receptor 4K1, giving the protein MAGGNQSMVSEFVLLGLSNSQELQFFFFVIFTIVYVASVLGNIIIILTIASDSHLNSPMYFLLSNLSFIDICQSNFATPKMIADFLVEHKTISFEGCMAQIFLLHSFVGSEMILLVAMAYDRFIAICKPLHYSTIMNRRLCIIFVALSWTVGILHSVSHLAFTVDLPFCGPNEVDSFFCDLPLVIELACMDTYEMEIMTLTNSGLISLSCFLALIISYTIILVTVRSRSSSGSSKALSTLTAHITVVILFFGPCIYFYIWPFSRLSVDKFLSVFYTVCTPLLNPIIYSLRNEDVKSAMRKLKSRYLNSWKY; this is encoded by the coding sequence ATGGCTGGAGGAAATCAGTCCATGGTGTCTGAATTTGTACTGCTGGGCCTCTCTAATTCTCAggaacttcagttttttttctttgtgatcttcACCATAGTCTATGTGGCATCTGTATTGGGCAACATTATCATCATCCTCACCATTGCCTCTGATTCCCATTTGAACTCTCCCATGTACTTCCTGCTTAGCAACCTCTCTTTCATTGACATCTGTCAGTCCAATTTTGCCACACCCAAGATGATTGCTGACTTTCTTGTTGAGCACAAGACTATCTCCTTTGAGGGCTGCATGGCCCAGATCTTCCTTCTTCATAGTTTTGTTGGAAGTGAGATGATTTTGTTGGTAGCCATGGCCTATGATAGATTTATAGCCATCTGTAAACCTCTGCACTATAGTACTATTATGAATCGGAGACTCTGCATAATTTTTGTGGCTTTGTCTTGGACTGTGGGAATTCTTCATTCTGTGAGCCATTTGGCCTTTACAGTAGACCTACCATTTTGTGGGCCTAATGAGGTAGACAGTTTTTTTTGTGACCTTCCCTTGGTAATTGAATTAGCCTGCATGGATACTTATGAAATGGAGATTATGACACTAACCAACAGTGGCCTGATCTCTCTGAGCTGTTTTCTGgccttaattatttcttatacaatTATATTAGTCACTGTCCGGAGCCGTTCCTCAAGTGGTTCCTCCAAGGCCCTTTCCACCTTAACAGCTCATATCACAGTTGTAATTCTTTTCTTTGGGCCATGTATCTACTTCTATATCTGGCCATTTAGCAGACTCTCTGTAGataaatttctttctgtcttttatacTGTTTGTACTCCTCTCTTGAACCCCATTATCTATTCCCTTAGGAATGAAGATGTTAAGTCTGCCAT